The genomic window TTGGCCCCCTAGGCACCTCAGGCACCTCAGGCACCCAAGGCCCCCTAGGCACCCTAGTTTCCGCGTGATACGATTAACCGTTTGTTAACACCAGACATCACCACCCTTTGGGTCGTCGCGTTCCTGCTCCTGTGCACCTACCTGCTGAACAGCCTGGTGTTCAAGCCGATCCTGCAGGTCATTGACCAGCGCAGCACCGCCGTGCGCAGCGCCCGCGAGCTCGCCGAGTCGGCCTCGCACAAGGCGACCGCCGCGGCCGCTGAATACGATTTGAAACTGAACGCGGCCCGCGCCGAGGTGTACGGCCAGATGGACGACATGCGCAAGGCCGCGCTCGACAAGCGCGCGTCGCTGCTGACGGCCACGCGCGCCACCGTCGAACAGGAATTGAAGACCGCGACCGCACGCGTGCAGCAGGAATCACAGGCCGCGCGCGAAACCCTCGACCGCGATGCCAACAACCTGGCCGGCGCAATCGTCACCCGCGTCCTCGGCCGCGCCTCCTAGTCACAAGCAGGGACCCGAAGTGCAGACCACACTCCTCGCCGCTTGTGAATTAAAGCGCAAACTCCCGCCTTCGCTCAGGACCATCGGCGAGCTTCGGCGCGGCAAGCGTGTGTCAGCAATGCTCTTCGCGATGGCGACCATGTTCGCCGCCCCCGCGTTGGCGGCAGAAGGCGGCGGCAATCAAAGCATCGGCGAGATGATCCTGCACATGGGTTGGCCGGTCGCCAACTTCATCATCTTCGTCGGCGTGATCTACTACTTCGGCAACGGCCCGATGAAAGAGTACCTGGCCACCCGCAGCGCCACCATCCGCAAGGACCTGGTGGAGGCCGCCGAGATCAAGGCCGCGGCCACAGCGCAGCTCGCGGCGGTCGAACAGAAGCTGCAGGCGCTGCCCGGTGAGTTGGCGGCGCTGCGCGCGCGCGGCGCCGACGAGATCGTCTCCGAAGAGAAGCGCATTGCCGCGGCGGCCGACGCCGAACGCGAACGCCTGCTCGAGCAGACGCGCCGCGAGATCGACTTGCAGGTGCGTCTCGCCAAGAGAGACATTCTCGAGCACGCCGCCGACCTGTCGGTGCAGCTGGCGACCGAGCGGCTGAAGAAAGAAATCACGGCCGCCGATCAGGCGCGACTGGTGGATCAGTACCTGACCCAGGTGAAGGACCGCTCATGAGCGCTTCCGCCAATCGCTACGCCAAGGCGCTGTTCGACGTCGCGCTGCAAGAGAAGACCGACCTCGAGAAGATCGATCGCGACTTGACCGTGCTGGCCGAGGTCATGCACGAGCATCACGAACTGCTGCACCAGGCGACGCGCCACGGCGTGCCAGACGAGGCACGCCAGAGCGTGATCGGCGCCATCGCCGACAAGCTCGAGGCCGCGCCACCGCTCCGCAAGATGCTGATGGTGCTCGCGCTGTCACAGAAACTCAGCCTGGTGCCCGGGATGGTGGCGGCCTTCCGCGCGCGCCTGCACGCGCACCAGAACATTGTGCGCGCCGACGTTACCAGTGCCGCGCCGCTGTCGCCGGAGCAGACCGCCGCCCTGGTCAGCAGCCTCAGCAAGGTCACGGGCAAGAACGTGGACCTGTCGGTCAGCGTTGACCCCGCCCTCATGGGCGGCGTGGTCGCGACGATCGGCAGCACGGTGTACGACGGCAGCGTAAGAACACAGCTGGCTCGCCTGAGAGTACAGCTCGCTGAAGGGAAACAGTAGTAGCCAGTAGCCAGTAGCCAGTAGCCAGAAGGACTGAGCCTTTCTGGCATCTGGATACTGGAATCTGGCTACGACAAGAAACGTTATGAGCATAAAAGCCGACGAGATTTCCAAGATCATCCGCGAGCAGATTGGCAGTTTTGCCGTCGCGGTGGATGTGGCCGAGACCGGCACCGTGGTGTCAGTGGGTGACGGCATTGCCAAGGTGCATGGCTGCCAGCGCGCCATGGCCGGCGAGATGCTCGAATTCCCGCACGGGGTGTTCGGCATTGCCCTCAACCTTGAAGAAGACAGCGTCGGCACGGTGTTGCTGGGCGACTTCACGGTGATCAAGGAAGGCGATCCCGTCAAGCGCACCGGCCGCATCATCTCGGTGCCGGTCGGCGAAGAAATGCTCGGCCGCGTCGTCAACGCGCTCGGCCAGCCGATCGACGGCAAAGGTCCGATCCTCACCAAGAAGCTGTCGCCGATCGAGCGCATTGCGCCCGGCGTGGTTGACCGCCAGTCGGTGCGCGAGCCCATGCAGACCGGGCTCAAGTCGATCGACGGCATGGTGCCGATTGGCCGCGGCCAGCGCGAACTGATCATCGGCGACCGCCAGACCGGCAAGACCGCGGTCGCGCTCGACGCCATCCTGAACCAGAAGGACACCGGCGTCATCTGTATCTACAACGCCATCGGCCAGAAGCAGTCCACGGTGGCGCAGGTCGTGCGCACGCTCGAGGAAGCCGATGCCATGCGCTACACGATCGTGGTCGCCGCGACCGCGTCGGACCCGGCGCCCATGCTCTACATCAGCCCCTACTCGGCGACGGCCATGGGCGAGTACTTCCGCGACAACGGCCAGCACGCGCTGCTGATTTACGACGACCTCTCGAAGCACGCGCAGTCGTATCGCGAAATCTCGCTGCTGCTGCGCCGTCCGCCCGGCCGCGAGGCGTACCCCGGCGACGTCTTCTACCTGCACTCGCGCCTGCTGGAGAGAGCGGCGAAGCTGAACGACAAGCTGGGCGGCGGTTCGCTGACCTCCTTGCCGATCATCGAAACCCAGGCCGGCGACTTGTCGGCGTACATCCCGACCAACGTCATCTCGATTACCGACGGCCAGATCTTCCTGGAAGCCGACTTGTTCAACCAGGGCGTGCGGCCGGCCATCAACGTCGGCAACTCGGTGTCGCGCGTCGGCGGCGCGGCCCAGATCAAGGCCATGCGCCAGGTCGCCGGCACCCTGCGTCTCGACCTCGCGCAGTACCGCGAGCTGTCGGCCTTCGCGCAGTTCGGCAGCAGCGACCTCGACAAGGCGACCCAGAACCAGCTCAATCGCGGCGCCCGTCTCGTCGAAGTGCTGAAGCAGAAGCAGTACGCGCCGCTGGCGGTTGAGCAGCAGGTCGTGATTCTCTATGCCGGCGTCAACGGCTTCCTCGACCCGATCGCCGTCGCCGATGTCGGCGCCGCACAGGACGAGCTGGTCAAGTTCATGCAGACCCGCTTCGGCAACGTGCTGCAGGCGATCCGCGAGAAGAAGCAGCTGGACGATGCGCTCAAGGCCGACTTGAATGCGGCGCTGAAAGAGTTTGGAGAGCATTTCGCTTCCATGAAGGGAGCTCTCGCGAAGTAACCAGTAGCCAGTAGCCAGTTAGCCAGAAGGACGCTTGTCTTTTCTGGCATCTGGCATCTGGCATCTGGCTACTATTGCGCGGCGCACACAACATGCCGTCATTGTTAGACATCCGCCGCCGGGTAAGGGCGGTCAAGTCGACGCAGCAGATCACGAAGGCCATGAAG from Acidobacteriota bacterium includes these protein-coding regions:
- a CDS encoding ATP synthase F0 subunit B, with amino-acid sequence MLTPDITTLWVVAFLLLCTYLLNSLVFKPILQVIDQRSTAVRSARELAESASHKATAAAAEYDLKLNAARAEVYGQMDDMRKAALDKRASLLTATRATVEQELKTATARVQQESQAARETLDRDANNLAGAIVTRVLGRAS
- the atpH gene encoding ATP synthase F1 subunit delta; amino-acid sequence: MSASANRYAKALFDVALQEKTDLEKIDRDLTVLAEVMHEHHELLHQATRHGVPDEARQSVIGAIADKLEAAPPLRKMLMVLALSQKLSLVPGMVAAFRARLHAHQNIVRADVTSAAPLSPEQTAALVSSLSKVTGKNVDLSVSVDPALMGGVVATIGSTVYDGSVRTQLARLRVQLAEGKQ
- the atpA gene encoding F0F1 ATP synthase subunit alpha, whose amino-acid sequence is MSIKADEISKIIREQIGSFAVAVDVAETGTVVSVGDGIAKVHGCQRAMAGEMLEFPHGVFGIALNLEEDSVGTVLLGDFTVIKEGDPVKRTGRIISVPVGEEMLGRVVNALGQPIDGKGPILTKKLSPIERIAPGVVDRQSVREPMQTGLKSIDGMVPIGRGQRELIIGDRQTGKTAVALDAILNQKDTGVICIYNAIGQKQSTVAQVVRTLEEADAMRYTIVVAATASDPAPMLYISPYSATAMGEYFRDNGQHALLIYDDLSKHAQSYREISLLLRRPPGREAYPGDVFYLHSRLLERAAKLNDKLGGGSLTSLPIIETQAGDLSAYIPTNVISITDGQIFLEADLFNQGVRPAINVGNSVSRVGGAAQIKAMRQVAGTLRLDLAQYRELSAFAQFGSSDLDKATQNQLNRGARLVEVLKQKQYAPLAVEQQVVILYAGVNGFLDPIAVADVGAAQDELVKFMQTRFGNVLQAIREKKQLDDALKADLNAALKEFGEHFASMKGALAK